The Deltaproteobacteria bacterium genome includes a region encoding these proteins:
- a CDS encoding type II toxin-antitoxin system HicB family antitoxin, producing MRRAIKINITLPQDELESIDKYAKEENTTRSGLILRALRSFMRRREEEKAEKERRSVIKRASLDIKKLRTKAGKWDGVAEIRRWRDSR from the coding sequence GTGAGGCGGGCGATAAAGATAAATATAACCCTTCCCCAGGACGAATTGGAAAGTATCGATAAATATGCCAAAGAAGAAAACACCACGCGAAGCGGTCTGATCTTGCGAGCCCTACGTTCGTTTATGAGAAGAAGAGAAGAGGAAAAGGCAGAGAAAGAAAGACGTTCGGTCATCAAGAGGGCGTCGCTGGACATAAAGAAGCTACGGACTAAAGCGGGGAAATGGGATGGAGTTGCTGAAATAAGAAGGTGGAGAGATTCAAGGTGA